The genomic stretch CAAGGAATCATTGGATGCTGCAGTAGGAATGGTTGAGAAGCTACTGGTTCCAGTTGATGAGGTGACGAATGAGCATAAAACTGCCCAGTTAAAAGAGCTCGCTGAACTGAATGTCGTGTGCAAAACGTGTGGTGAGCTGGGGCACAGGCAACATACATGCCCAAGTAGAAATTCAACATACAGCAGTGGTGCTACTGCTGATTGCCCTTCGATGGCATCTGGCCCAGGGAGTAAAATGGTCAGCCTACACCATAGCTATCTTGGTGGACGGCCTGCTTATAGTACTATGCCTTGCTACAGCCCTTATCCTCAGTTTGGTCTTGAGAGCAGAATCGACAAGGATATCGCTGATTCAAATCTATACGTGGCATACCTTCCTCAGGCTGTGGATGATCATCAGTTGATCGGGCTGTTTTCTCCTTTCGGCAGGATCATCAGTGTGAAACTAGTCAGGGACAAAATGACAGGTTTAAGCAAAGGCTTTGGCTTTGTTAAGTATGCTGATCCTGTCGATGCTGCGAAGGCTGCGGCCCACATGAATGGACACAAGATTGATGGGAAGACACTGGTGGTTAGGCTAGCAGGTCGCCCGCTGACTTATCTTGGCCCCATGTCTGTCCACCCAGAGAATCCTGACCAACCAGCTTGGCCAGGCCCACCAGCGCTGATGCAGCCAAGATCTCATGCTGCCTTCACTAATAGCAATGCATTCAAACCGTCTCATTCGCCTGTCTACTCAGTGCAAACTGGACCTTTCAGCAGACAGTTGCCttcatcttgtgggccaccattgtaTCATCCCAGCAGCTCCCCCTGCCAATATCAGCCATTCTACACTACTCCGAAAAGCTGTCCATCTTCATGTGTTTATCTCACTCCACCAATGTACAGCCAGCCAAATTCCTGGAGCTTGGGCAGCTGTTCGCCTTCGTGGGCAAGATAACCAAAACCGTAGAATCCACCTATGATGGAAATCATGTCCTTGGCTAATCCTTGGTCACTGCCTTTTATACTGATTGGAGTCTTGCAGCCATCCATCGGCATTGGATTTGCATTGTAAAGGTAGCACAAGCAGAGGTCTAATTGTCTGGGTCCTTACTGCTTCCTCACTTGGC from Magnolia sinica isolate HGM2019 chromosome 17, MsV1, whole genome shotgun sequence encodes the following:
- the LOC131231492 gene encoding splicing factor-like protein 1, whose amino-acid sequence is MFTADVNMLYETNMGKRKALGGLNTQEGDNNVEEPDSASIRAREEPSEEKSVPRPASEGKENTGSSGKRRRNGWDPQPVGDEDTVEGDGRSKRRMIRWASDDDQLKMLGPIQLPDFVKEPTVGADFSTEIRKLNMRLVLINRKLQGSGVLDNRLEEQRSPSPLPVYDHLGTQINLREVRFREQLIQQRQRIISKLIRMNPTFKHPPNYKPRKFYKKLYIPQKEYPGYNFIGLIIGPRGNTQKRLEKESGARILIRGKGSVKEGKAHHRRDMKPDPSENEDLHVLVEADNKESLDAAVGMVEKLLVPVDEVTNEHKTAQLKELAELNVVCKTCGELGHRQHTCPSRNSTYSSGATADCPSMASGPGSKMVSLHHSYLGGRPAYSTMPCYSPYPQFGLESRIDKDIADSNLYVAYLPQAVDDHQLIGLFSPFGRIISVKLVRDKMTGLSKGFGFVKYADPVDAAKAAAHMNGHKIDGKTLVVRLAGRPLTYLGPMSVHPENPDQPAWPGPPALMQPRSHAAFTNSNAFKPSHSPVYSVQTGPFSRQLPSSCGPPLYHPSSSPCQYQPFYTTPKSCPSSCVYLTPPMYSQPNSWSLGSCSPSWAR